In the Glycine max cultivar Williams 82 chromosome 19, Glycine_max_v4.0, whole genome shotgun sequence genome, ACGTGAATCTTCCTTATCATCACGCCACGTGCGAGTTTTCTTTCGGGTGTTGAAATTGAATTCTGCACATAAAACATGTGACTGAATAGAAACGAGTGGTTCATAGATCCTGCAAGTTCCTTTTCGTATCGCGTAGGCACCAAGTTAAAGCCTACAAGCAATTGTCCTTGTTTCCTTAATAAGACATGGCACAATCCCAGGACTAGTCTCTTAGTTATCCTCTCAGCCCCTCTTTGTCAGAATAAGTGTTGAAAGCTAAACTAAAGTTGAAGTATGGTACGCCGTGAATGCATGCTCTTACTCTACTGTCCTCACTGACCTAACTTTGTGCTCACAACATGACAAACTGTTTCAGTTACAATATTACCTCGTAGCTTAAGAAGCATTTCGACAGTATGCCATGATGTAAGCTTTCACTGTCTATGATAAATTAACGAGAACTAGTGTagctattaattaatataaagggGTAAATTAATTAGTGGGCAATTGATTTATGTAATGATCGATGGATGATCCATGATTATGGTAATGTTGATGTGTTTTCTTGATCACAAAGGATAGATGCATGCGGTGATGGGGTGAATTTATGAGGCACATGTGAAAACACCAAATGCAACATGGACAAGTGCTATTCTGTGACCACGCGTCAATTTCTTGTGGCTTTAGTTaggttatatattatatatatgtgtgtgtatgtatgggGATTTTTATTTTCCCATATGTAAATGCAAGTTCATGCCCATACATGCCTTGCTGTCTTTCCGTTTATATGATGATGAGTTTGACACTACTATCTGACCCATCCCAAACAGATTCTACGCTCTGTTACATAATCTACAGGGGCAAACAACATTATTGCGTtcatattttaaagtttaatgaGAAACAGAAGAAAAACAATTACCAACATAAGATGTTCATAACCACCTGTCTACAGATGGTTGACCCATCCTTTTTATTCTCTGAAATCCCTTTATCCAATAACTAAAAGTACTAATTTCACAGGGAATAAATCTTTGTTCAAAGTGTATATATAATCATTAGGTTGAGCGCGTGAGACAGACAAAATTTATGGTATCAACGTAACGTTTAAACAAACAATCATGGAGATAATTAATAACAGGACCTCCTATAATAGGTAAGCAAGCATGCCACTGGAAATATATTAAGTGTTTTGAACTATGTGGTTCTTAACTGTATCTTCTACAATGCACATAGCAcctcatttaaaatatatataaagcatGCAGATATAGTTTAATATAAGATCTCGTATATATTACAGCACATAGCTAATAATGGTACGCAAAACCAAACATCCAACTACTTATATAAACAAACCCAATAATATGTTTTAATCCAGAGACATTCCAGCCTTATGGAACTTCAGAACTTAGGTTTTATCTTGATAATATTTAATCACCGTTCAGTAATTGCATTGACCAGCTATCCTCCATGCTCCAATAGTTAATGTTGTTGTTGTCATTGGTACAACAACTGGATTGATCAGGATTAATTGTAGGGAACTGAGTTGAAAATGGCTCTAACATTCCTTGATAACAGGGTGGAGAATACATCTCCATGGGCTCAGCCATGGTGGAAACATGGCTAGTGCTAGCTTGGTGATCATTTATCTCAGAATTATTACTACTCTGTTGCTGAAAGTTCTCAGCTTGCTTGATGTGCTTCTGGATCCTTGTCCTCCAATAGTTCTTGATCTCATTATCAGTCCTTCCAGGTAGATGCTTGGCAATTTTGGACCACCTGCATCAATTGGTGAATACGCTGTAACGAAATTTTGGGAAAACCTCTAAACTTTTTAAATGGATGAGTAAATAGTGACAAAGAAAATGCCTTGCACTTTAATTAGTTACATCAAACAATTGGATaagcaattattttttaaaaaaaattattgcttttaataaattttccttacgaaaaaataaaaatcaaactagtGGATATAACTATAGTCATATTGATCAGAGTAAGCGGAGAGTCACAAGAAATCTATAATATGTTGAAATATGTGGTGGAAAAGAGGGTACACGAGTGTGCATGAGTGATAGTAAGCTAAACTAAAgaatttgtttaatttcttgaaaaagaaattattaagttgaaatttaatcaaaaaCTGCCTAAAAATGACTGCCACactttttattaactaaaaagtGGCAACACCTATATTAAATACGATTGTGTGtctgatggaggccatgttcaTTGGCTGAGAATCAATGTGACGTTATGTTTGAATCTACTTATAAAACGATTAGTGTTGAGGTACGTAAGATGCTAAATTTCCTTTGATGTATGAAGATAATGCCCTTTGCTTTGTAGCAGGGGCTCCTCTAAGACCCGAAAATCAGATTTCTCAAAGCATGCCTCAGGTAGAGAGAGTATGGTTCAATTAAAACATTTACTATTCTCTTCTCCATCGATATCCGTTCATACACATATGTACATGCATACACACGTATACAAATTTTCTACATAGCAAATTTTAAACATGTCACCTTCATTTCTTGTAGTAATAATTTACCTCAAACTCGTTTGGCTATCCATCTCTGTTTATTTCAAGAAAACCCACATTTCATTATACTCGTGCCTCATAAAAGCTAGTCATTTTTATACAacaaatgtaatatatatttgcaaaattagtttgaaTTAAACATTTTGCTTGTCTTATATTACTAGTAGATGATTCGTTTCCTTAATTTCCTGAGAAGGAATTTGGGATACTGCGAAAGGTACGTGTAAGGGTGGTGCTAACTAGCTAGTTTATATATGCACTATGCATGCATGTAAGTGTATCTTCAGTTTATATATGCACTATGTAAGGTTATCTTCAAAGAGAGGCTCTAAAATTTACAAGGACACCTGCCCTTGTTAAGAAAAGCCAAAAGTGTATGGTTTGGGTCTATTTTCACTCAAACTCTCTTTCATCCGAACTAGAAAGCTATAAAGATATGCCCACTTCCATGAGTTCAACCTAAAGTGGAAGGTGCTCATGTCCAACTTATTTTGCCCTCGTTCACTAGCCTTATAGAAATAGTCATTTGTAAACTAGACGACCCTTTAGGAGAATAAAAcagctttatatatataattatatttgctagtataataagaaaaaaaacctaTAATTATGTAAAACAGCATTATGTTGAGAAACAACCTTTCTAATACAATCTATTTCTTGTTTAATGTAATCTTTCTAtcaatagttttttaaaaatcatccaGCCTCGATTTTACTCAGTCACCTGTTCACACATcctttatttcaatattttattgctttctctctcttttattaAAACACGGgccatttgtttgttttatcttCCTCTGCCTGGGGAAAGCACAGGAATTGCTCTAGTTTTAACTATTTACAATCATATTTCTCTTCCTTTGGTCatcgatttatttttcttgttttaatgTAGTTTAGTATGATGAGCTATTTTTCTATCTTATGTAACAAACCCAGAGGGAAAAGAGTATCAAATACAtcatcttaaataattttaattatttaaaaagtaagtATAAAATAACGTGTTTctaaaaaactattttgttttcttatctagtgtatatgataaaaaaaaatcatataatatatgatttattttattttgaaataaaactaCAGAATCCATACAGCCAAACCTCCAATTTTTTAGATAAGTGATAGATTCTTAGAAGTTAAGGTTTCATGGTACAAtttgtttatgaataaaaattaaaatattccaTTCATCAAATTTACGAAAAATTTAGAAAGGAGCACATAATtcaaaatcaacaggaaaaattcATTAATTCATGTGGTTCTTGTTAGATCTAAAAGGCCTAGGACCTCTCTTTCGCCTGCCATATGTATGCATATGTAAGAGAGAGGGAACGGTAGTGGGGATCATTGCAACAGTAAGGATGGTTGTATGTATGTACCCTTTAAAGGAAAACAGTCCAATTCTTCCATATGGATGGAATCCGAGACAACCAATCCTTTTAGAAACtctaaaaattcatatatagaTTTTCTCCAAGAAATTTGTGGCCACAAATCCAACAAATCCCCATGTGTTGAAACCTTTCTCTTGGCTAGAATTCTCTCCCCCGATAACACTCacgacccccccccccctcaaatTGTCGTCCAAGAATATTGTACTCATGTGCTTCCTAGTGCAAATGAATGCCTCCAAAGCCAAATACTACAACTCAAAAGAGAGCAAAGAACTTCTTTCGTGGTTCAAAACTGAAGAAGGGTTGacgaaaaattattttttattttctgggtAAGGATATCATTATTTATGTGAAATATAAGATCTTTGTTTCCTTATAAATTTTCATCGTATTTATGAAATACCTGTTTCCCCACTTTGCGTGGAGCTCCATAATCAAAAGTTGTTCCTCGGGTGTAATATTCCCTCTTCTAACATCAGGACGGAGGTAATTTAGCCACCTTAGCCGGCAACTCTTTCCGTTACGTTTGAGACCTGTTAAAGCATGCAAGATGATGAATCATTTTCTCGCACCATAGGGTTTAAGTTTGaacgaaaaagagaaaagaagaagagaatacacaaagaataagaaaaaaaaagttgaacgAAAAATATGTTTACCAGCAGCTTTGGCCAAAGAGTTCCAAACACCTTCCCCATGATTTGCAATATAGTTCATCAAGATCAAGTCTTCTTCCATTGTCCAAGGCCCTTTTCTCACTTCAGGATCTTGAGACGTCTTACACTGTTGTTTTTTATCCATTGACTTGTGTGTGTGATAGAGAGAAGGTTGGGTGGGGAAGAGGGGAGAGAGAGATACTGATATCTTAATAACGGGGGTTGGCGGGTTTAAATAGAGGCAAGacaaattattagttaattttaatgaaaattttctaTTAGGGATAACAAGATATGATTTTACGTACCTAACTGTGTTTATCATGTAAACACATGCATGCATGACTATGTTTTTGGTTTCCTTCGGCAAAACTAAAGCTTAAGAAAATAGTCATTACGTACGTACTCTTAAGTCACGCACATGCACGAGGGCATATCAGGTGtctaaatacattatttttttttcaaaagtgaCGAGATCAGGAGGCTATTTTAGAAATATCTCAAGCCTTGGTGTTATATAAAAACGGTTATGCGGAGgggaaaattcaaatatttactgTAGTTTAGAGTTTTGTAATGCAAATTAAATGACATAATACGTATTTATTAAGTTGTCGTGTTGTGTTTCGTCATAATTTAAGCTGATTATTACATCACCCTTGTTACGACTAAAAAGTGGACCTGCGCCCCAGCTGCCTTCGAACAGAAGTTGCTATTCTCATCCCCGAATTTTGCTATTTTGACCAAGCTGATTATTACATCACCCTTGTTACGACAAAAAAGTGGACCTACACCCCAGCTGCCTTCGAACAGAAGTTGCTATTCTCATCCCcgaattttctattttcaccACTCATGTGAGTGACTTTTTACTGAATTCCAAAAATACTCTTCTTACAGAATAATGATTCCTTCGTACATTCTGTTACAATGTATGGGGTGGAAAACAAAAGTATAGAAATAGAAGTGTGATTCAATTGCATACATGCACAATGGAATCATACTtcaattgtatatatatattttttcatgtcGTATATTGCAATGAAAGTATATTAATTTCCATAGTACCCGTGTGCAACATAATTACACTTTCCTTGTCATATGAATcacaacaaaaacatgattctatTATACACATGTATAATAATCATGTTTTCATTGCATTGTTTGACAGACATCTTGTAGTTTGTTAAAATAGAACACTCGAATCATAATACGATAATAATGGCCACAATGTGCAGAAATTAACAAGCTTTGCTGTCAATACTATAGGAATAAAATCATTacacataacataaaaacagaAAGCAATAACAATAAGTAATATAAAAgtaattactaaaataaatccCTAGTAATGTCTATAATATACTCAGATACTCTAGTTGAATGAAATGGTATTGAGTTCAATTTTGGCATTAGTTCAATATCTTCTCCATTGTGGTGCAATAGGAGGTAGGGAACAATCTCCTTTtagaaaaagttaaataatgaTGAAAGAAAGGGTACAATATAGTTGAGTTAGTGAACAAATTTACATGCTTACAATAGTAAATAGTTTCTTAAGTAGATTATGTGTACCTGCACAAAGTAATTTTTGTTAACAAATCCAATagcaacaacctatttttatgcAACAGATGCTGCCCGACTCCTAAGTGAAAAGAAAGTACAAGTTTGCAGCATAGATAAGTGGATCAATACAACATTATACTTGTTGGATTATATttgaatcatgattttggtttatatattttatatataaaggagccatttcaattattatgttttagttttataGCGTAATAATTTCCTTAGAATAGGCAAGATTCATTGAATAAAGAAATGTTATTCTAAAAGCATCTTTGGTCTAGTATTATTGTTCACTAAGGTGACAATAATGCATTGAGGCTATTGTGAGTAGACTAACCATGTCTTATGTAACACCTTGAAATTctgataactaaaaataaatgtatgatgtatttcttgtattatttaattacttgattaatttggattatTTGAAGTTTTGTGTGAATTATTCTTGTGCCACTACTTGGTGTGCTTGTtaggttatgtggagtttgattGATCTACATTACAATTATAACTGTGTGATTCCAAGATTGGCCCAAAATCTGTTTTGGTAAAACAACAATCTCatatttgttaaccgttggatttctTTCCAATTTATATTGTAGGCTCACAACCCACGTCTACATgttttcaccgttgggatttccAAAATAACATCTAGAGTGTGAGATATAACCTTTGAATAGAAGCAGGGAAATATGTTGGAG is a window encoding:
- the MYB182 gene encoding MYB transcription factor MYB182, which encodes MDKKQQCKTSQDPEVRKGPWTMEEDLILMNYIANHGEGVWNSLAKAAGLKRNGKSCRLRWLNYLRPDVRRGNITPEEQLLIMELHAKWGNRWSKIAKHLPGRTDNEIKNYWRTRIQKHIKQAENFQQQSSNNSEINDHQASTSHVSTMAEPMEMYSPPCYQGMLEPFSTQFPTINPDQSSCCTNDNNNINYWSMEDSWSMQLLNGD